From Cellvibrio zantedeschiae, the proteins below share one genomic window:
- a CDS encoding virulence factor family protein gives MQLSLKRSLLIAGIILALLVAGFIYLFPGNTQPAITNQIGDEQVKLSNNETLQVFRAAKPEKGVLIYIADKSHDNKIADYAKQFASLSYYVAVLDKDALLSSPANTETHCLDLAKKIGDINTQLQKHYQLDDEELPILAGTDQSSAVVYAVLAQAEGHKFHAAVSINFSTDLKVHTALCEQEKFVNTDKLIAIKRLPTSFYVFQDTNAPAESAKFAENIGNVKLTIAADQKQNAQAEAIQILQWLDPRLADQISSDASDSDLPLIEVPVTESANIQASESLVVLLTGDGGWAEIDKSLAKILADKGIPTVALDSLSYFWKQRTPQETAKDIEDTISHYLDKWNKKRAILIGYSFGADVLPFVANNLTTETQQKISLIALLGMGKTAAFEFRLSSWMNADKNPNRLPILPEFGKMKWANTICIYGVDDDAANCLPTAELGVKIISMPGDHHFDERYDELVQHILDNEKAR, from the coding sequence ATGCAGTTATCGTTAAAACGTTCATTATTGATTGCAGGTATTATCCTGGCATTGCTTGTTGCAGGTTTTATTTATCTATTCCCGGGCAACACACAACCTGCCATCACCAATCAAATTGGCGATGAACAAGTAAAACTCAGCAACAATGAAACCCTACAGGTGTTCCGCGCAGCAAAACCTGAAAAAGGTGTTTTGATTTACATTGCTGATAAAAGCCATGACAACAAAATCGCTGACTACGCCAAACAATTCGCATCACTCAGTTACTATGTAGCTGTGCTAGACAAAGATGCACTATTAAGTTCACCGGCCAATACTGAAACCCATTGCCTGGATCTCGCAAAAAAAATTGGCGATATCAATACCCAGCTACAAAAGCATTATCAGCTTGATGACGAAGAGCTTCCCATACTCGCAGGCACTGACCAAAGTTCAGCAGTAGTTTATGCAGTGTTGGCGCAAGCCGAAGGACACAAATTTCATGCAGCTGTCAGCATCAACTTTTCAACTGACTTAAAAGTGCATACTGCTTTGTGTGAGCAAGAAAAATTCGTTAATACGGACAAGTTAATTGCCATTAAACGTTTGCCGACGAGCTTTTATGTTTTCCAGGATACTAATGCACCGGCAGAGTCAGCAAAATTTGCAGAAAATATTGGCAACGTAAAATTAACCATTGCTGCTGACCAGAAACAAAATGCACAAGCTGAAGCAATCCAGATATTGCAATGGCTCGACCCGCGTTTAGCTGATCAAATATCGTCTGATGCTAGCGACAGTGATTTGCCATTGATTGAAGTTCCTGTAACCGAATCTGCAAATATACAAGCAAGTGAATCCTTAGTTGTGTTGTTGACCGGCGATGGTGGCTGGGCAGAAATAGACAAAAGCCTTGCAAAAATTCTTGCTGATAAAGGCATTCCAACCGTCGCACTGGATTCACTGAGCTATTTTTGGAAACAACGCACGCCGCAAGAAACCGCCAAGGATATTGAAGACACAATTTCGCATTATCTGGACAAGTGGAATAAGAAGCGCGCAATTCTTATTGGCTATTCCTTTGGTGCCGATGTATTGCCATTTGTGGCAAACAATTTAACAACTGAAACCCAACAAAAAATCTCTTTAATTGCACTGCTAGGCATGGGCAAAACCGCTGCTTTTGAATTTCGTCTATCAAGCTGGATGAACGCTGACAAAAACCCAAACCGCCTGCCAATTTTGCCAGAGTTTGGAAAAATGAAATGGGCAAATACGATTTGTATTTATGGTGTAGATGATGATGCCGCTAATTGTTTACCTACCGCAGAACTCGGAGTAAAAATTATCAGCATGCCGGGCGATCATCACTTTGACGAAAGGTACGATGAATTAGTACAACATATTCTGGACAATGAAAAAGCCCGGTAA
- the fliD gene encoding flagellar filament capping protein FliD — MATSGVSSTSSTPTNTGATIISSLGSGSGIDTASLVDKLVDVNKLPETNRLNTKQTLLQTQISDFGLLRSAFSKLETAAGALGNADTFNAKSTSVPNTTLLGITKLDAKASVGEYSINVDQIAQAQSVSSGNFSSQTATIGKGTLAIRFGSWNNAVDTFTVDSTKNGGTITIDDSNNSLVGLRDTINKSNLGVKASIVAEGSNFKLLVTGPSGASNEVEITATETPGALGLASFNFNQTTRSLTQQQEGKDALLRVNGMSLSRSNNHITDVIDGLEFDLFNKSTTETVNIGVTADKTIAEKAIRDFVSAYNTFLADSGKLIGFDKEKNEYGSLRQDPMAKNLVQQVRSQLNAAVGGLGGSFNTFASLGIRTELDGTLKIDDSTATTSFRSAMDKNFESVRDLFVPKTSSDNAQISVTKYTDKSVPGSYNVVITAQPSKGQLTAGAMVSTFPLDTTGKTYSFTAALDGIAASSITLPTKTYATGAELAADLQSRINADAAISAAKAVVSVVFNTTTQKLEFTSASYGSSSKFAITAASADMADMGISVATGTSGTDVAGTVDGVAAFGYGNVLLPALGSKAEGLNMQINAGATSGKITFSRGFATTFTGLIDNFLKTNGLIKTRETSLTKDVDKVKTDLTAVDRRSKSYRARLQSQFSAMESIVRSLKSTGTFLTGAFKALSASSNDS, encoded by the coding sequence ATGGCTACATCCGGCGTTTCATCGACATCGTCCACACCGACGAATACTGGTGCAACCATCATCAGTTCTCTGGGTTCAGGCTCAGGTATTGATACGGCTTCGCTTGTTGATAAGCTGGTAGACGTGAACAAGTTGCCTGAAACCAACAGGCTCAACACCAAGCAAACCCTACTTCAAACTCAAATTTCAGACTTTGGCCTTTTGCGTTCTGCCTTTTCCAAATTGGAAACTGCGGCAGGTGCCTTGGGCAATGCAGATACTTTTAACGCAAAATCTACCTCTGTACCTAATACAACTTTGCTCGGTATTACTAAGTTAGATGCCAAAGCATCCGTTGGTGAATACAGCATCAATGTTGACCAAATTGCCCAGGCACAATCCGTAAGCTCAGGTAACTTTAGCTCCCAGACAGCGACTATAGGCAAGGGCACCCTGGCGATTCGGTTTGGCAGCTGGAATAACGCCGTTGATACTTTTACCGTGGATAGTACTAAAAATGGTGGCACTATCACGATTGATGACAGTAACAACTCTTTGGTTGGTTTGCGCGACACTATTAACAAATCTAATCTGGGCGTTAAAGCCAGCATTGTCGCTGAAGGTTCCAATTTCAAACTTTTGGTAACCGGTCCCTCAGGCGCGAGCAACGAAGTTGAAATCACTGCTACTGAAACTCCCGGTGCTTTAGGGCTGGCGAGTTTTAACTTTAACCAAACCACGCGCAGCCTTACCCAGCAACAAGAAGGTAAAGACGCTTTGTTGCGTGTAAATGGCATGAGTTTGAGCCGCTCCAACAACCACATAACTGACGTGATAGATGGTTTGGAATTCGATTTATTTAATAAATCCACAACTGAAACAGTCAATATCGGCGTGACTGCCGATAAAACTATTGCCGAAAAAGCGATTCGCGATTTTGTTTCTGCATATAACACTTTCCTTGCAGATAGCGGAAAGTTAATTGGTTTTGATAAAGAGAAGAATGAATACGGCAGTTTGCGCCAGGACCCTATGGCCAAAAATTTGGTACAACAAGTTCGCAGTCAGTTGAACGCTGCAGTTGGTGGTTTGGGTGGCAGTTTTAACACATTTGCCAGTCTTGGTATTCGCACAGAGTTAGACGGCACCTTAAAGATTGATGATTCAACTGCAACAACCAGTTTTCGTTCGGCTATGGATAAAAACTTTGAGTCTGTACGCGATTTGTTTGTGCCTAAAACTTCTTCAGACAATGCTCAAATCAGCGTCACCAAATATACAGATAAAAGTGTCCCCGGCTCTTACAATGTGGTAATTACTGCTCAGCCATCCAAAGGTCAATTAACAGCGGGCGCAATGGTTTCAACTTTCCCATTGGACACAACGGGTAAAACCTATTCATTTACCGCTGCACTAGATGGTATCGCAGCATCCTCAATTACATTGCCAACAAAAACCTACGCAACCGGTGCCGAGCTGGCTGCAGATTTACAATCACGTATTAATGCCGATGCCGCTATTTCTGCTGCCAAAGCGGTGGTGAGTGTAGTGTTCAATACCACCACGCAAAAACTGGAATTTACCTCTGCGTCTTATGGCTCAAGCAGTAAATTTGCGATTACCGCTGCAAGTGCTGATATGGCAGATATGGGAATTAGTGTTGCCACCGGCACTTCAGGTACTGATGTAGCAGGTACTGTTGACGGTGTAGCCGCGTTCGGTTACGGAAATGTTCTCTTGCCGGCTTTGGGTAGTAAGGCAGAAGGTTTGAACATGCAAATAAACGCTGGTGCAACTAGTGGGAAAATTACTTTCTCGCGTGGTTTTGCCACTACCTTTACTGGCTTAATTGATAATTTCCTGAAAACCAATGGCCTGATTAAAACCCGTGAAACCAGCCTCACTAAAGATGTTGATAAAGTAAAAACTGATTTAACAGCTGTTGATCGCCGCAGCAAATCTTACCGCGCTAGATTGCAATCGCAATTTAGTGCGATGGAAAGCATTGTGCGTAGCCTTAAATCAACGGGTACCTTCCTCACTGGTGCTTTCAAAGCGCTAAGTGCTTCGTCTAACGATAGCTAA
- a CDS encoding CHASE domain-containing protein, with protein sequence MSAVLSPKLLLVSRIFLLAFAYLLAGRLALLLAIPPGFATAIFPPLGISLAAVLLWGNPMLLGVFLGSTLLNTSMSVSAGADFGIPVVTVAMEIAIGSCLATWVGSNLIQKFIGFPNELLDEWSIFLFFVLGGPIASSISASIGIAALCMNGIIPFSQVIYSWVTWWTGDTIGVLIAAPFVFILFARPRALWRSRLKTVGIPLLVSCALIVAIFFSASHSDQQKIERAHQESAKEIADNLFSSFNKHIDALTPLKGLYVASDIVSSEDFRLFTSELLSGENGITALSWNQKVSQSERKDYEQQMIAQGFPNFAITEGAASGNPSIASERDYYVVVTFIEPYSKNSRAQGFDVTSESARKRALTFANQTGLPAMTAPLHLLQTPSKDLSYVIFMPVYKTLDVPKSLDMREQLLRGYVAALIKVGRQLDIIHQKFPKTDFVISLDDVTESNNPINLYQDTNPTSAISKSYMWAVEENIAGRSLRLTVTPTEKYINKQLSGQSWYVLVGGLLFCSLLGGFLLLVTGRTQYISSLVERRTLELESILDEAVEAIIIINHSGNIERVNPAACRLFKTTEQELIGQDSQTIIPILQDLLFTPGEEYNRTGSRSIWKALETLGVCKDGSKVPIEIGVSKVDLPDRRIYTCLIHDIAARKKVDKLKSEFVSTVSHELRTPLTSISGALGLLVGGAVPAIPDKAMDLLVIAKNNAERLGRLVNDILDIEKLEFGKLQLDISDCDANDLMRQAIDQNAGYAMKYGVRLKLDNQAVADKNIIILVDADRFLQVMSNLISNAVKFSQMDGLVIVSAKITGKDIAFYVEDFGTGIPEEFRKKIFQKFAQADSSDTRKRDGTGLGLSISRVIVERMGGSIDYTTEIDKGSVFYFSIPIELLR encoded by the coding sequence ATGTCCGCGGTTTTATCCCCCAAGCTGCTGTTGGTGAGTAGAATTTTTCTTTTGGCATTTGCCTATTTGTTGGCGGGACGTCTGGCTTTGTTGTTAGCCATTCCGCCCGGTTTTGCTACAGCTATTTTTCCACCTTTAGGTATTTCACTCGCAGCAGTTTTGCTGTGGGGCAATCCCATGTTGCTGGGTGTATTTCTTGGCTCTACGCTTTTAAACACCAGTATGTCTGTGAGTGCAGGCGCAGACTTCGGTATACCTGTTGTCACAGTTGCTATGGAAATTGCCATAGGCAGCTGCCTTGCGACCTGGGTTGGATCGAATTTAATTCAAAAATTTATCGGCTTCCCCAATGAGCTCTTGGACGAGTGGAGCATTTTTCTATTTTTTGTATTGGGCGGCCCAATCGCTAGCAGTATTAGCGCGAGTATAGGTATTGCTGCGCTATGCATGAATGGAATCATTCCTTTTTCGCAAGTTATTTACAGCTGGGTCACCTGGTGGACAGGGGACACAATAGGCGTTTTGATCGCTGCGCCATTTGTTTTTATTTTGTTCGCACGACCGCGAGCGCTTTGGCGTAGTCGCCTTAAAACTGTTGGAATTCCTCTGCTGGTAAGCTGCGCTTTAATTGTTGCGATTTTTTTTAGCGCTAGTCATAGCGACCAACAAAAGATAGAGCGTGCGCATCAGGAAAGCGCCAAAGAAATTGCAGATAATTTATTTTCCAGTTTTAACAAACATATCGATGCCTTAACACCACTTAAAGGGCTTTACGTAGCGTCAGACATCGTCTCATCAGAAGATTTTAGATTGTTCACCTCAGAGCTTTTAAGTGGCGAGAATGGTATTACCGCCTTGTCCTGGAATCAGAAGGTTTCGCAATCTGAACGGAAAGATTATGAACAACAAATGATTGCGCAAGGTTTCCCTAATTTTGCTATTACAGAAGGCGCTGCTAGTGGTAACCCAAGTATTGCGTCAGAGCGAGATTATTATGTTGTTGTCACTTTTATAGAACCTTATTCAAAAAATAGTAGAGCCCAGGGTTTTGATGTCACCTCTGAATCCGCACGGAAGCGCGCTCTCACATTTGCAAATCAAACAGGTTTGCCAGCAATGACTGCGCCTCTGCATTTATTGCAAACACCTTCAAAGGATTTAAGTTATGTGATTTTTATGCCGGTGTATAAAACGCTGGACGTACCCAAATCGCTGGACATGCGTGAGCAACTATTACGGGGTTATGTGGCGGCTTTAATTAAAGTAGGGCGCCAATTAGATATTATCCATCAAAAATTCCCCAAAACTGATTTTGTAATTTCTTTGGATGATGTCACTGAATCAAATAACCCTATTAATTTGTATCAGGATACGAATCCTACATCAGCGATATCCAAGTCCTATATGTGGGCTGTTGAAGAAAATATCGCAGGCAGATCTTTGCGTTTGACGGTAACCCCCACAGAAAAATATATTAATAAACAGTTGAGCGGTCAATCATGGTACGTGCTGGTGGGCGGTTTATTGTTTTGTAGCTTATTAGGTGGATTTTTGCTGTTAGTTACAGGGCGTACCCAATATATAAGCTCTTTGGTAGAGCGACGCACCCTTGAGTTGGAATCAATTCTGGATGAAGCTGTAGAAGCGATTATTATCATTAATCATAGCGGCAATATTGAACGCGTTAATCCTGCGGCTTGTCGTTTATTTAAAACAACTGAACAGGAATTAATTGGTCAGGATTCGCAAACAATTATCCCGATTTTGCAAGATTTATTATTTACACCTGGCGAAGAATATAACCGCACCGGAAGCCGTTCGATTTGGAAGGCGCTTGAAACACTTGGCGTTTGTAAAGATGGTAGTAAGGTGCCTATCGAAATAGGTGTTAGTAAAGTCGATTTGCCGGATCGTCGAATTTACACGTGTTTGATTCACGATATAGCTGCACGCAAAAAAGTCGATAAATTAAAAAGCGAATTTGTTTCTACCGTCAGTCATGAGTTACGTACACCGCTCACATCAATTTCTGGGGCTTTGGGTTTGTTGGTTGGGGGTGCTGTGCCAGCTATACCAGATAAAGCCATGGATCTGTTAGTCATTGCCAAAAATAATGCCGAGCGTTTAGGGCGTTTGGTTAATGATATTTTGGATATAGAAAAGCTTGAGTTTGGGAAATTACAGCTTGATATCTCTGACTGCGATGCCAATGACTTGATGCGTCAAGCAATTGATCAAAATGCCGGTTACGCGATGAAATACGGTGTTAGGCTTAAGCTGGATAATCAGGCTGTGGCCGATAAGAATATTATTATTCTGGTGGATGCAGATCGTTTTTTACAGGTTATGTCCAATCTTATTTCTAACGCGGTGAAATTTTCCCAAATGGATGGGCTTGTTATTGTCTCCGCCAAAATAACCGGGAAGGATATTGCTTTTTACGTTGAGGATTTTGGTACAGGTATTCCGGAGGAGTTCCGCAAAAAAATATTCCAGAAATTTGCGCAAGCGGATAGTTCAGACACGCGTAAGCGCGATGGCACAGGCTTAGGGTTAAGCATTTCACGGGTGATAGTGGAACGCATGGGTGGCTCTATAGATTACACAACAGAGATTGATAAGGGTTCGGTGTTCTACTTTTCAATCCCCATTGAGTTATTGCGGTAA
- the mprF gene encoding bifunctional lysylphosphatidylglycerol flippase/synthetase MprF, producing the protein MPLNTHTLKKLTPLISLVLFGLAAYGVHHQIANYGWSNLWVDLFATPFQTLEAMFFMSIFGYVTLSLCEWIAIRYTTEKLNYRFILLGSFLSNAISHNVGASPITGGAIRYRFYSEWGLSNSAIAKITVFGTLSYFLSAFTLLIIAYLVEFNSIPIESAVAKNTVNLLLIIGMVFIAGWIALSFFSKNQFTIGKFSISPPTPALAFQQIAVGAIDLSIAAIVLYIPLLNFTDISFSEFLIYYVVAQLFGLISQVPGGIGVFESSFMFLAGSRFPPEQLLSALIIYRIVYYIVPLIFAGVLIAAYETKSHRFVYTLKLHYIFKLIYIATPKIFSVLLLIGGCILLASGATPGIQERLDWLQFFIPLPLIEFSHLVNSLVGLGMIFLSRAVSIKLDSAYYATIILLCIGIVASLAKGWDFEEASVLGLMLVTFIPARKHFYRKSALIRLEIPFSQFLVGAAIVGLSTWLGFFSYKDVAYSNDLWWQFSLDRAGDASRFLRSLFVISVVCGGVLIYRLMSKTTTNLTLPTKEELDIATKIVHDSNTTDHHLVLTGDKYILWSKTQKSFLMFGVTNKFWIAMGDPVGDPNEFEELVWRFRESADKVAAQVAFYEIGIHQIPLYLDLGLSLIKLGQQALIPLDSFGLEGKKRQNFRSAINKYQREGFTFEIVYANQVDTILPNLKRISDAWLKEKNAKEKRFSLGFFNEEYLRHCELAVVKKDGEIYAFCNLWALNNRRQISIDLMRYLPGTPNGIMEYLNISLAMWAKEQGFTYFCLGMAPLSGLENHELAPLWHKIGNTIFRNGSDFYNFEGVYFYKEKFNPVWQPVYLAAPPGLQTASALLAATTLISGGVKGIFSK; encoded by the coding sequence ATGCCATTAAACACACACACGCTCAAAAAACTAACCCCACTTATCAGTTTGGTTTTATTTGGTCTTGCCGCTTATGGCGTACATCACCAAATTGCAAACTACGGTTGGAGCAACCTTTGGGTGGATCTTTTCGCTACCCCATTCCAAACACTCGAAGCCATGTTTTTTATGAGTATTTTTGGCTACGTTACCTTGAGTTTATGTGAGTGGATTGCAATTCGTTATACAACAGAGAAGCTTAATTATCGATTTATTTTGTTAGGGTCTTTTTTAAGCAATGCTATTAGCCACAACGTGGGCGCATCACCCATTACTGGTGGTGCAATTCGTTACCGGTTTTACAGTGAATGGGGATTGAGTAATAGCGCTATTGCAAAAATTACTGTTTTTGGCACCTTGAGTTACTTTTTAAGCGCTTTTACCTTATTGATTATTGCTTATCTGGTTGAATTTAATTCGATTCCCATCGAATCAGCCGTAGCTAAAAATACCGTTAATTTATTATTAATCATAGGTATGGTTTTTATCGCGGGGTGGATAGCGCTTTCCTTCTTCAGCAAAAATCAATTCACTATTGGCAAATTTAGCATTTCGCCACCAACGCCAGCTTTAGCGTTCCAACAAATTGCAGTCGGCGCTATTGATCTTAGTATTGCTGCCATAGTGCTTTACATTCCCTTGTTGAATTTTACCGACATCAGCTTCAGTGAATTTTTAATTTATTACGTGGTAGCGCAGTTATTTGGTTTGATTAGCCAGGTACCGGGCGGCATAGGTGTATTTGAAAGTAGCTTTATGTTTTTGGCAGGCAGCCGCTTTCCACCAGAACAACTTTTATCGGCGTTGATTATTTACCGAATTGTTTATTACATAGTGCCCTTAATTTTTGCGGGTGTACTAATTGCCGCTTATGAAACTAAAAGCCATCGCTTTGTTTACACCTTAAAACTGCATTACATATTTAAACTCATTTACATAGCCACACCAAAAATATTCTCAGTGCTCTTGCTGATTGGCGGTTGTATTTTATTAGCGTCAGGCGCCACACCGGGAATACAGGAGCGTTTGGACTGGTTGCAATTTTTTATCCCACTGCCACTGATTGAATTTTCGCATTTGGTAAACAGCTTGGTAGGCTTAGGCATGATATTTCTCTCACGTGCCGTGAGTATCAAGCTTGACTCAGCTTATTACGCAACCATTATTTTGCTTTGTATCGGGATAGTTGCATCACTGGCTAAAGGCTGGGATTTTGAAGAAGCCTCGGTTTTAGGTTTGATGTTAGTCACCTTCATTCCCGCACGAAAACATTTTTACCGTAAATCGGCCCTCATAAGATTGGAGATTCCCTTTTCGCAATTTTTGGTAGGTGCCGCTATCGTAGGTTTATCTACGTGGTTAGGATTTTTCTCCTACAAAGATGTAGCTTATTCCAATGATCTCTGGTGGCAATTTTCATTAGATAGAGCCGGTGACGCCTCGCGTTTCTTACGTTCGCTGTTTGTTATTTCGGTGGTATGCGGCGGGGTATTGATTTATCGCTTGATGAGCAAAACCACTACTAACTTAACATTACCTACTAAAGAAGAGTTGGACATAGCCACAAAAATTGTTCATGACTCCAACACCACTGATCATCACCTTGTTCTGACCGGCGATAAATATATTTTGTGGAGTAAAACACAAAAAAGCTTTTTGATGTTTGGCGTGACCAATAAATTCTGGATCGCCATGGGCGACCCCGTGGGCGACCCAAATGAATTTGAAGAACTTGTTTGGCGCTTTCGTGAGTCAGCCGACAAAGTTGCTGCGCAAGTAGCATTTTATGAGATTGGGATTCACCAGATACCGCTCTACCTGGATTTGGGTTTAAGCCTTATAAAACTAGGTCAACAGGCACTAATCCCTCTCGATTCTTTTGGCTTGGAAGGTAAAAAACGCCAAAACTTCCGCAGTGCAATTAATAAATATCAACGCGAAGGATTCACCTTTGAAATAGTTTATGCAAATCAAGTCGACACTATTTTGCCAAACTTAAAGCGCATATCTGACGCTTGGTTAAAAGAAAAAAACGCCAAGGAAAAACGTTTCTCTTTGGGTTTCTTTAACGAAGAATATTTAAGGCACTGCGAACTTGCCGTTGTTAAAAAGGATGGCGAAATTTACGCCTTCTGTAATTTGTGGGCACTAAATAATAGACGACAAATTTCCATTGACCTTATGCGCTACTTGCCTGGCACACCTAACGGCATTATGGAATATTTAAATATTAGCCTTGCCATGTGGGCAAAAGAACAAGGCTTTACTTATTTTTGCCTGGGTATGGCGCCCCTCTCAGGGCTGGAGAACCACGAGCTAGCACCTCTCTGGCATAAAATTGGAAACACCATATTCCGAAATGGCAGTGATTTTTATAATTTTGAAGGCGTTTATTTTTACAAAGAAAAATTTAATCCCGTGTGGCAACCAGTGTATTTAGCTGCACCACCCGGATTACAAACAGCGTCTGCCCTGCTCGCTGCTACTACGCTTATCTCCGGCGGAGTAAAAGGTATTTTTTCCAAATAA